The genomic segment TAGGGCGAAATGTCAATGTGGAACACATTTCAGTAAAAATACAAACCTCCAATGGGGCTGCGGTAAAAGCAGTGTTTGCCGGCGAAGTAAGTAGTGTTCTGACTATGTATGGACAACGAATTGTTATGGTCAAACATGGTGAGTACTTTACGGTGTACAATAATCTCGCAAGTGTAAATGTGTCGAAAGGACAGAAAGTAAGTACTGGACAGTCGATCGGTACTGCTGATGTGGATTCGGATACGGGGGTACCTTTGATTGAATTCTCGGTTTATCAGGGGTCGACTCCGCTCAATCCGATGTCCTGGTTGGCGAGATAAGAAATAATTACTATATTTAATAATTATCATTACATTTGTAAAGAGAGAGAAAAGATTTAGTTTAAAAGAATTGAAAAACAAGAAATTATAGTTATGTCAACATCATTATTGATCATGGGAATCGGGGGGCAAGAATTAATTGTCATTGTAGTAATATTGTTACTATTGTTTGGTGGCAAGAAGATTCCTGAATTGATGCGCGGATTGGGTAAAGGGGTGAAAGAGTTTAAAGAAGGCCAGAAAGATGAGTCTTCTCCTGAAAAGAAACCTGAAGTAGAAGATAATAAATAAGGGATTCAATCCCTATAAGACATTGATACGATTTTGTGAGGAACGAAATCGTATTTTGTTTTATTGTTGGACCTGTTGATATAGGTCAAAAAACCAGTTTATACTAAAATCCATATCTGGACGTTTAAATTAATGTTGATTTTTAAAAGGGAAATCAGACCTGGATTAACAGTAAATTTATGATCGGTAAACAGAGGTTAATTTCATTACTAGGAGGGCTGTGCTATGTCCTGCCGCTCACGGCTCAGGAAAGCGCTGTAGATGGCATGAGAGAGGCTACTCATCACATCATCCAAGAACGGATTGAAAAAGAAAAACAGGAAATCTATCAATATCTGGATAGCTTAAAATCTTCAGGTAGCAACCAGCAGGAAGACGTCACCATTACAGACGAAGAAGTACAGCTGGTTCGAAAACTCAAAGCGATCGAACGGGAGGTGCCTCTGGATTACTCCCCTCGCGTAAAAGAACTCATCGATAAGTATACTTCGCGCAACTATAACCCGTATATGTGTCAAATGATGGGGCTCGGACAATACTATTTCCCCATTTTTGACCGCATTCTTGATGAGGTCGGTGTGCCGAGAGAACTCAAATATCTGAGCGTTGTCGAATCCTCGCTAAACCCCAAAGACATTTCAAGTGCCGGAGCAACGGGATTATGGCAATTGATGTACTACGAAGCCAAAACTTATAATCTGACTGTCGATAGTTATACGGACCAACGTATGGATCCTGTTGCTTCCAGCTATGCTATCGCTAAAATATTGAAAGAGGCTTATCAAGAATATGGCGATTGGCTTTTGGCTATCGCTTCCTATAATGGTGGCAAGGGCGCAGTTGGCAGGGCTATCCAACGTTCGGGAAAAGAAAAGCCAACTTTCTGGGATATTGCGCCCTACCTAACCCAGCAGACGCAAAACTACATTCCCAAGTTCATCGCAATGACCTATGCGATGAAATATGCAGAAGAAAACGATATCAGCGCTGCGGAGACTGCGCTCTCCTTACGCACACAGGTACTGGAAGTCAATAAGCGCATTTCATTAAACCAGATTGCGGACGCGTTGCAAGTATCCAAAGAGAGCCTCCGTGCCCTGAATCCCAGCTGTAAAAAGTATGTTATAAACGGGACTGAGGAAGCTCCCCTGCGACTGGTCCTGCCGGTGGTAGACAGGAAAATAGCCATAGAAGAATTGTATGCGGCACTCAATACACCGGTATCTACCACAATCGTGCAGCATGCCAATGTTGCGCCTGAACCGCTGCTAAAGGATAGAAAATATAAAGTAAAGGTGGGAGAGACCTTTGCCAGCATTGCTGATAAATTTGAGGTTTCGGTGCAGGATCTAAAGTCATGGAACAATCTACGAGGCGATAAAGTTGTGCCCGGGCAACCTTTACTCATTAAAAAGGAAGACAATTTTGTCAGTACAAAATTAGCGCAGAAGACGGAAAAATCGGTTAAGAAGCAGCAACAGCAAAATTCCCGTACAGCATATTATACGGTTAAGAAAGGAGACAGCCTCTCTCAGATTGCTCAGAAAAACGGAGTGCCACTGAGCCGGCTCAAACGGGATAACAATTTAAGCGGAAGCCGTATTAAGCCGGGAATGAAATTGAAGGTATCAAAGAAATAGCAACATGGTCTAAACCAACCACGCTGCATCTTCTTCCTTGTCAAATTCTTCTAACGTAACAGTGACATGTTCCTTGAGAATAGTGGATAATTTGGTGCCATAGTAGTCACTGAATATCGGGAATTTATGATGGCTTCTGTCAATCAAGACTGCCGTTCTCATTTTCTTTAGCGGAACATTTAAGAATACCCCCAGGCCATAAGCCAGTGCTCTGCCACTATTTAAGACATCGTCAACTAAGATAATGGTTTTGTCCTTGGCCATCTCTACAGGTAAATCTGTGCTGGCATTCAGAGAACGGCTTGTTTTTTTCATGGTCACTTTGATCAGCAGGATCTCCTTATCAGAAATGTCCTGTAAAATCGCTTTGAGACGCTGTGCAAACACGTATCCTCTATCGGCAATTCCAACTAAAACCAGTGTTTCATCTTCAAAATTGTCTTCTAAAATTTGATAGGCAATACGGATTGATTTCTGTTTTATTTGTTCTTTATTTAAGATGAGCGTTTTCTTCGAAGACATAGTCGTATTTCAATGATTATGGGGTAAAAATAGGATATTAAATTGTATAAAAAAAGTCCAGAGCCAGTTAAAGCTTTGGACTTTTTTTATATGATCAAGCTGATCTTTAGTTCAGCTTATTGTCTTTTTCAGCTTTCAATATCTCTGCCGTGAGCGTTTTGTTGTTATCTTCAGGCAGACGGCCGCCATTATAATAATAACGTCTCCAATATGGTTCATTCAGATTGCTGATCATTACGCCTTTGCTGGATGATGCATGGGCAAATTTGTTATCCCCGATATAAACGCCAACATGCGTAATGTTTCTGCTTCTGATTTTGAAGAATACCAGATCACCTGCTTTCAACTCATTTTTGTCAACAGTCTTTACCTGCGAATATTGGTTGCGGCTATTATAACCTAGTGTTGTATTAAACACCTTGTCATATAATTCATAAGAAAATTTAGAGCAGTCAATGCCTCTTTTCGAATCTCCGCCAAGACGGTAAGGCGTACCTAACCATTCGTAGACAAATTGATAAAGTTTTGTATTTGTGGTTGCCGAGACTGCGACACCCATGATTTGTGAGAAGTATTCTTTGGCGAGGTTGTCCGGATCTGATTCCGGTTTGGCGTTTCTGTTGGTTTGTGCCTGCGACACTAGACATAAGCCGATAAATAGCAATGACGCTATAAATTTCTTTGTTTTCATTAAATCGCTTTTTTGTACAACATTTAACCTTTGCAATTCATTGGTACTGTCATCTATTTTGGACAGCACTGTTGCGAATATAATACAATATCAGTTTAGGGTCAAATTTTTTTTACGCTATTTAACGAAACTTTAACAATTTTAACATCTTTCCAAACACCCTTATTGGATCTGACACGAGTTTGTTTTTTTGTCGACGAACAGCTGCAAAATGTAGTTCCTTAACTACAAGCCGAAAGAAGTCTAAGTACGATGATGATAGCGCGGACATGCTTTTTTTGTGAATCTTAAAAAAAATATTAATTTTCTTTGGTAATGTGATAATATTTGTTCTATATTTACAGCACAAAAATAAATGCGATGATTACAAATTCAATTATTACAACGATTATTATTACCACCGGGATAAGACTCAGGAGGAAATAGTTTCATTGTATATAATTGTAGACACAATATTTCGAAGCGCTTTCCTCCAGATGGGAAAGCGCTTTTTTTTTCACTTAAAATCAACTCAAACAAACAGGTATAAATCAGTATGAAAGTTTTAAAATTTGGAGGAACTTCAGTCGGTACAGTAGAAAGTCTCAAAGCCGTCCTCAGCATAGTCAAGAAGTCTTATGAGGCGAAGGAAAAACCTTTGGTCGTTTTATCGGCAATGTCTGGTGTGACCAATTTGTTGACTCAATTGGCAGAAGATGCTTCAGAAGGCAAAGCCTTTTCGGAGGGTCTTAAATTGCTGGAAGATAAACATTTTACCGTAGTAAAGGAGTTATTGGCGGTCAAGTACCAGAATCCGGTCTTTACTAAACTTAAGCTATTTTTTAATGAAATTGAAGATCTACTCCAAGGAATCTTTGCACTTCGGGAGCTGAGTAACCAGAGCAAAGATTTGATTATTAGCTATGGTGAACGTTGCTCCAATTATATGGTCTCTAAGGTCATGGAGCAATATATTCCTGAATCTTTATTTGTCGATGCTTCCCATTATGTGAAGACAGATTCCAATTTTGGCAATGCCCATTTAAATGAAGTCCTGACGGAGCAGCTCATCAAGTCTCTCTATATAACACATGGCGATAAGCTGTTATTTGTCACTGGATTTATTGGTAGTAATGAAAACGGGCGGATCACCACTTTAGGCCGTGGTGGGTCAGACTATACTGCAGCGATCTTCGGGTCTATATTGGATGCCACTGCCATTGAGATCTGGACGGATGTCAACGGCATGCTAACTGCTGATCCGCGTATTGTTAAAAAAGCTTTTTCACTTCCTGTACTTTCCTATACGGAAGCGATGGAACTTTCATACTTTGGGGCAAAGGTCATCTATCCACCGACAATGATCCCGGCTTTCCTCAAAAAAATTCCAATTGTCATCCGGAATACTTTTGAACCCGACTTTTCAGGTACAGTGATCCAGTTTGACAGCGGTAAGACTTCATTGCCGATAAAAGGTATTTCCTCGATATCGGATATTTCTGTCATCAATTTAAGTGGCTCAGGAATGATTGGCAAATCAGGCTTCAGTGGGCGGCTGTTTACCCTGCTGGCCAGAGAGCAAATCAATGTCGTGCTTATTACCCAGTCGTCATCCGAACATAGCATTACTTTTGCCGTTAATCCCGCTGATGCCAAGCGTGCCATCCAGCTGATCGAAATCGAGTTTGAACTGGAAATTCAGGCGAATAAACTGGTAATCCCCGCCGTGGAGGAAAACCTTTCGGTGCTGGCCATCGTTGGAGAAAATATGAAACGTACTCCGGGCATGTCCGGCCGCTTGTTTGCTGCCCTCGGGCGGAACGGAATCAATGTTCGTGCAATCGCGCAGGGCTCGTCTGAGTACAATATTTCCGTGATTATCGGTAAAGAAGATCTGGCCAAGGCACTCAATGCTGTGCATGACGCGTTCTTTGCCGAACTGAAGAAGACCCTGCACGTCTTCAATATAGGCACAGGTAATATTGGCGCGACCTTATTCAAACAACTGGAGGAACAACACGATTTTCTCTTAGATAAAAACGATATCGAGATCAAAGTGGTGGGGATATCCAATAGCCGTAAAATGTTGTTTAACACAGAGGGTGTGAATCTTAGCAGCTGGTCAGCAGAGCTGGAAAATAATGGCTCGGAAGCCGATTTGGCACTGTTCATTGAAAAAATGAAAGCACTTAATTTGCCGAACTGCGTATTTATAGATAACACCGCGAGCAAGCTGCCAGCTACGTATTACGAAGATATTTTTAAAGCGAATATTTCCATCGTCACCTGCAACAAAATTGCCAATTCTGGCAAGTACGCACAATACAAGACCCTGCGGGACACGGCACACAGACATGGCGTGGATTTCTTCTACGAAACGAATGTAGGCGCCGGCTTACCTATCGTGCGGGTGCTTAAAGATTTGATGTTGAGCGGAGACCGTATATTGAAGATTGAAGCGATTCTTTCGGGTACCATCTCCTATATCTTCAATAATTTCAAAGATGAGGCTTCTTTTTATGATGTGGTAAAGAAAGCGCAGGAACTGGGCTATACCGAACCAGATCCAAGAGACGACCTCGGTGGTATCGATTTTATGCGAAAGATGCTGATTTTAGCTCGGGATGCTGGTTATGCTGTTGAGGCAGAGGATGTGGAACTAGGGGCCATTCTGCCTGAGGCCTGTTTGCAGGCTGATACAGTTGATGCTTTTTACACGGAGCTGCAAAATGAAAATGCCTATTTCGAGGCCATGAAAGCAAAGGCTGCCCGGGAGAAAAAAGTCATTCGGTATATTGGCAAACTGGAAGGGGGAAAAGTTTCCATTGGAATTGAGTTTGTCGATGAAAACCACCCTTTTTATGCGCTTTCTGGCAGTGATAATATCATATCATTTACAACAGAGCGTTATAAAGAACGTCCGTTGGTTGTGAAAGGACCTGGTGCCGGTGCGGAAGTGACCGCCGCAGGTGTATTTGCAGATCTGGTTAATGTAGGCGCGTAATACAAGGTTGAAAAAATAAGAATAATAGCAATGGGCAATAATTTAAATGTGGAGTACCTAAAGGATAAAGTAATTCATTTGGAAAAGATGCTACCCGAGGTCCGGGTATTCGCGCCGGCAACTGTCGCCAATATGATCTGCGGTTTTGATATATTGGGATTCGCGGTAGATAAACCGGGTGACGAAGTGATCATGAGACGCAAGCAACAGCCGGGCGTTACCATAAAAGAAATTACAGGTGACGATGGCAGGTTACCGCTTGACCCTGACAAAAATACCGTGTCGGCCTGTGTGCAGTATTTGCTGCAGGCGCTGAACATTGCTGCTAAGGTAGGCGTGGAGATCGAACTGCATAAGCATATGCCCATAGGATCCGGACTGGGATCCAGTGCGGCGAGTACCGTCGCAGGTATCTTTGCAATCAATGTCATGCTTGGCAACCCGCTGACCAAAGAGGAGCTACTTCCGTTCTGCGTAGAGGGGGAGCGCCTTGCTTGCGGTACCGGGCATGCCGATAATGTGGCACCGGCGCTATATGGTGGCATCACATTGATCAGAGGAAATCAGCCTCTTGATGTGATTTCTATTCCATCTCCTCCGGAGCTGGTCGCAGCGGTTGTATTCCCGCAGGTCGATGTACCAACTCGCGACGCGAGGCAGCTGATTAAAGATAAGGTATTGTTAAAAGATGCGGTAACGCAATGGGGAAATATTGCCGGATTAGTGGCAGGCTTATTCCAAGAAGATTATGATCTAATTGCCCGGAGTATGAAGGATATACTGATTGAGCCTACCCGCGCAATTTTGATCCCCGAGTTTTATGAGATGAAAGCAATTGCCATGGAGAATGGCGCGCTGGCTTTTGGCATATCGGGGTCTGGACCGTCTGTTGTTGCTATGACAAAGGACGAAGAAGTCGCCAAAAACATTGCCGATAAAATCCAGACGCATTTGAAAAACATGGATATCGAAAGTTTTGGCTACGTGTCGCGGGTCAATACCGTAGGACCAAGGGTACTGAATTAGCTTATTCCAAACAAAATCAAGGATGTCCTGACAAGATAAAGAGTATTCTCAGATCGATAACAGGATCAAATACAATTAAATAGAAAATGAAAT from the Sphingobacterium thalpophilum genome contains:
- the thrA gene encoding bifunctional aspartate kinase/homoserine dehydrogenase I, with product MKVLKFGGTSVGTVESLKAVLSIVKKSYEAKEKPLVVLSAMSGVTNLLTQLAEDASEGKAFSEGLKLLEDKHFTVVKELLAVKYQNPVFTKLKLFFNEIEDLLQGIFALRELSNQSKDLIISYGERCSNYMVSKVMEQYIPESLFVDASHYVKTDSNFGNAHLNEVLTEQLIKSLYITHGDKLLFVTGFIGSNENGRITTLGRGGSDYTAAIFGSILDATAIEIWTDVNGMLTADPRIVKKAFSLPVLSYTEAMELSYFGAKVIYPPTMIPAFLKKIPIVIRNTFEPDFSGTVIQFDSGKTSLPIKGISSISDISVINLSGSGMIGKSGFSGRLFTLLAREQINVVLITQSSSEHSITFAVNPADAKRAIQLIEIEFELEIQANKLVIPAVEENLSVLAIVGENMKRTPGMSGRLFAALGRNGINVRAIAQGSSEYNISVIIGKEDLAKALNAVHDAFFAELKKTLHVFNIGTGNIGATLFKQLEEQHDFLLDKNDIEIKVVGISNSRKMLFNTEGVNLSSWSAELENNGSEADLALFIEKMKALNLPNCVFIDNTASKLPATYYEDIFKANISIVTCNKIANSGKYAQYKTLRDTAHRHGVDFFYETNVGAGLPIVRVLKDLMLSGDRILKIEAILSGTISYIFNNFKDEASFYDVVKKAQELGYTEPDPRDDLGGIDFMRKMLILARDAGYAVEAEDVELGAILPEACLQADTVDAFYTELQNENAYFEAMKAKAAREKKVIRYIGKLEGGKVSIGIEFVDENHPFYALSGSDNIISFTTERYKERPLVVKGPGAGAEVTAAGVFADLVNVGA
- a CDS encoding LysM peptidoglycan-binding domain-containing protein gives rise to the protein MIGKQRLISLLGGLCYVLPLTAQESAVDGMREATHHIIQERIEKEKQEIYQYLDSLKSSGSNQQEDVTITDEEVQLVRKLKAIEREVPLDYSPRVKELIDKYTSRNYNPYMCQMMGLGQYYFPIFDRILDEVGVPRELKYLSVVESSLNPKDISSAGATGLWQLMYYEAKTYNLTVDSYTDQRMDPVASSYAIAKILKEAYQEYGDWLLAIASYNGGKGAVGRAIQRSGKEKPTFWDIAPYLTQQTQNYIPKFIAMTYAMKYAEENDISAAETALSLRTQVLEVNKRISLNQIADALQVSKESLRALNPSCKKYVINGTEEAPLRLVLPVVDRKIAIEELYAALNTPVSTTIVQHANVAPEPLLKDRKYKVKVGETFASIADKFEVSVQDLKSWNNLRGDKVVPGQPLLIKKEDNFVSTKLAQKTEKSVKKQQQQNSRTAYYTVKKGDSLSQIAQKNGVPLSRLKRDNNLSGSRIKPGMKLKVSKK
- the tatA gene encoding twin-arginine translocase TatA/TatE family subunit, which translates into the protein MSTSLLIMGIGGQELIVIVVILLLLFGGKKIPELMRGLGKGVKEFKEGQKDESSPEKKPEVEDNK
- a CDS encoding phosphoribosyltransferase family protein, with the protein product MSSKKTLILNKEQIKQKSIRIAYQILEDNFEDETLVLVGIADRGYVFAQRLKAILQDISDKEILLIKVTMKKTSRSLNASTDLPVEMAKDKTIILVDDVLNSGRALAYGLGVFLNVPLKKMRTAVLIDRSHHKFPIFSDYYGTKLSTILKEHVTVTLEEFDKEEDAAWLV
- a CDS encoding homoserine kinase; this translates as MLPEVRVFAPATVANMICGFDILGFAVDKPGDEVIMRRKQQPGVTIKEITGDDGRLPLDPDKNTVSACVQYLLQALNIAAKVGVEIELHKHMPIGSGLGSSAASTVAGIFAINVMLGNPLTKEELLPFCVEGERLACGTGHADNVAPALYGGITLIRGNQPLDVISIPSPPELVAAVVFPQVDVPTRDARQLIKDKVLLKDAVTQWGNIAGLVAGLFQEDYDLIARSMKDILIEPTRAILIPEFYEMKAIAMENGALAFGISGSGPSVVAMTKDEEVAKNIADKIQTHLKNMDIESFGYVSRVNTVGPRVLN
- a CDS encoding C40 family peptidase; protein product: MKTKKFIASLLFIGLCLVSQAQTNRNAKPESDPDNLAKEYFSQIMGVAVSATTNTKLYQFVYEWLGTPYRLGGDSKRGIDCSKFSYELYDKVFNTTLGYNSRNQYSQVKTVDKNELKAGDLVFFKIRSRNITHVGVYIGDNKFAHASSSKGVMISNLNEPYWRRYYYNGGRLPEDNNKTLTAEILKAEKDNKLN